A stretch of Myxococcus hansupus DNA encodes these proteins:
- the hrpB gene encoding ATP-dependent helicase HrpB, with protein sequence MADVALPIDPLLPDIVSTLRGARSLVLEAPPGAGKTTRVPRALVEAGLGNGKEIIVLQPRRLPTRLAAQRVSEELGERVGESVGYQVRFEDVRSAKTRLSFVTEGVLGRRLLTDPKLRDVGIVVLDEFHERHLSADISLALLRRLQETARPDLKVVVMSATLEAEPIRAYLGGCPSLRSEGRRFDVSVEYLPAPDDRYLDQQVLSGLKRVFTQGVDGDVLVFLPGAGEIRRTRDACAEFAERHGADVLPLHGDLSPAEQDRAVRRSTRRKIILSTNVAETSVTIDGVAVVIDAGLARVASHSPWSGLPTLKLSKVSRASAIQRAGRAGRTRAGHCLRLYTQHDFDGRPEQDAPEIRRMDLAETVLSLRASGITDLGAFPFFEPPPPASLDAAETLLRRLGAVDAKGRVTDVGERLLRFPVHPRQARIIVEGERRGVGAESAVLAALMGERDIRREARANLGQGGRPAAVVSGPSDLLELFERFREAERTGFASGRMHSLSLEAGAVQSVDRVQKQLRRAVRSQGERPRRPEDVEQALMLSVLAGYPDRVARRRRPRAPELLMFGGGTATLSEVSVVQDADLMIAADAEERPGKGAVVRLASAVEPEWLLDLYPETLEEVDTLQWNAEARRVERLTRLSYGNLVLEETRAPAPASEAAARVLVEAALAAGPGKFADPEALEQWRTRVALLAEAFPEAKFPAVDDTFLRDALASLCSDARSFKDLEGVSLLDALYARLTSEQQRLLASHAPERVTLPGGRGVKVHYEPGKPPWVESRLQDFFGMAQGPNVCAGRVPLVLHLLAPNMRAVQVTTDLAGFWERHYPAIRKELCRKYPRHSWPEDPRHAQPPAPRPPRR encoded by the coding sequence ATGGCGGACGTCGCGCTTCCCATCGATCCCCTGCTGCCGGACATCGTCTCTACCCTGCGTGGCGCGCGTTCGCTCGTGCTGGAAGCGCCCCCTGGCGCGGGGAAGACGACGCGTGTGCCTCGCGCGCTCGTCGAGGCGGGGCTCGGAAACGGGAAGGAGATCATCGTCCTCCAGCCCCGCCGGCTCCCCACCCGGCTCGCCGCCCAGCGCGTGTCCGAGGAACTCGGCGAACGCGTGGGCGAATCCGTCGGCTACCAGGTCCGTTTCGAGGATGTCCGCAGCGCGAAGACACGCCTCTCCTTCGTCACCGAAGGCGTGCTCGGCCGCCGCCTGCTCACCGACCCGAAGCTCCGGGACGTGGGCATCGTCGTCCTCGACGAGTTCCACGAACGACACCTCTCCGCTGACATCTCCCTGGCCCTCCTGCGCCGACTCCAGGAGACGGCCCGGCCCGACCTCAAGGTCGTCGTCATGTCCGCGACGCTGGAGGCCGAGCCCATCCGGGCCTACCTCGGCGGGTGCCCTTCCCTTCGTTCGGAGGGCCGCCGCTTCGACGTCAGCGTGGAGTACCTGCCCGCGCCCGATGACCGGTACCTGGACCAACAGGTGCTCTCCGGCCTCAAGCGCGTCTTCACCCAGGGCGTGGACGGCGACGTGCTCGTCTTCCTCCCCGGCGCCGGAGAAATCCGCCGCACCCGCGACGCCTGCGCCGAGTTCGCCGAGCGCCACGGCGCCGACGTGCTCCCGCTGCACGGCGACCTGTCTCCCGCCGAGCAGGATCGCGCCGTCCGCCGCAGCACAAGGCGGAAGATCATCCTCTCCACCAACGTCGCGGAGACCTCCGTCACCATCGACGGCGTGGCCGTGGTCATCGACGCGGGTCTCGCTCGCGTGGCGTCGCACTCGCCCTGGTCCGGCCTGCCCACCCTCAAGCTGTCCAAGGTGAGCCGCGCCTCCGCCATCCAGCGCGCGGGCCGCGCCGGCCGTACGCGCGCCGGCCACTGCCTGCGCCTGTACACCCAGCACGACTTCGACGGACGACCCGAACAGGACGCTCCGGAGATTCGCCGCATGGACCTGGCGGAGACCGTGCTCTCCCTGCGCGCCTCCGGCATCACCGACCTGGGCGCCTTCCCCTTCTTCGAACCCCCACCGCCCGCGTCTCTCGATGCCGCGGAGACCCTGCTGCGACGGCTGGGCGCCGTGGACGCCAAGGGGCGCGTCACCGACGTCGGGGAGCGGCTCCTGCGCTTCCCAGTCCACCCCCGCCAGGCGCGAATCATCGTCGAGGGTGAGCGCCGGGGCGTGGGCGCGGAATCCGCCGTGCTCGCCGCGCTCATGGGCGAGCGCGACATCCGCCGCGAGGCCCGCGCCAACCTGGGCCAGGGAGGCCGCCCGGCAGCGGTCGTCAGTGGCCCCTCCGACCTGCTGGAGCTGTTCGAACGCTTTCGCGAAGCCGAGCGCACCGGGTTCGCCTCGGGCCGCATGCACTCGCTCTCGCTGGAAGCCGGGGCTGTGCAGTCCGTGGACCGGGTCCAGAAGCAACTGCGGCGCGCCGTGCGCTCCCAGGGTGAACGCCCCCGCCGCCCCGAGGACGTGGAACAAGCGCTGATGCTCAGCGTGCTCGCGGGCTACCCGGACCGCGTCGCCCGCCGGCGTCGCCCGCGCGCCCCCGAGCTGCTGATGTTCGGCGGCGGCACCGCCACCCTCTCCGAGGTCAGCGTCGTCCAGGACGCCGACCTCATGATTGCCGCGGACGCGGAGGAACGGCCCGGCAAAGGGGCCGTGGTGCGGCTCGCCAGCGCGGTGGAGCCGGAGTGGCTGCTCGACCTCTACCCGGAGACGCTCGAGGAGGTGGACACCCTCCAATGGAACGCCGAGGCCCGGCGCGTGGAGCGACTCACCCGCTTGTCCTACGGCAACCTGGTCCTGGAAGAGACGCGCGCCCCCGCCCCCGCCTCCGAGGCCGCCGCGCGGGTCCTCGTGGAAGCAGCGCTGGCCGCGGGACCTGGGAAGTTCGCGGATCCCGAAGCGCTGGAGCAGTGGCGCACGCGCGTGGCCCTGCTGGCGGAGGCCTTCCCCGAGGCGAAGTTCCCCGCCGTCGATGACACCTTCCTGCGCGACGCCTTGGCCTCGCTGTGCTCGGACGCGCGCAGCTTCAAGGACCTGGAAGGCGTGTCGCTGCTGGACGCGCTCTACGCGCGGCTCACCTCCGAGCAGCAACGCCTGCTGGCCTCGCATGCGCCGGAGCGCGTGACGCTGCCGGGAGGCCGGGGCGTCAAGGTCCACTACGAGCCGGGCAAGCCGCCCTGGGTGGAGTCACGCCTGCAGGACTTCTTCGGAATGGCGCAGGGGCCCAACGTGTGCGCGGGCCGCGTCCCGCTGGTGCTGCACCTGCTGGCGCCGAACATGCGGGCCGTGCAGGTGACGACCGACCTCGCGGGCTTCTGGGAGCGGCACTACCCCGCCATCCGCAAGGAGCTGTGCCGCAAGTACCCTCGCCATTCGTGGCCGGAGGATCCGCGGCATGCCCAGCCGCCCGCCCCCCGGCCTCCACGGCGGTGA
- a CDS encoding acyl-CoA dehydrogenase family protein: MLHGHGLYLEEHDAFRRTVRAVVEKEILPHVRDWEAQEAFPRELFTRFGELGFLGLKYPVEYGGSAAGELYEAVLLEELGRCGSGGVSAGLGAQFTISTGPIHLFGTDAQKRRWLAPAIAGEKIGALGITEPDAGSDVAGLRTTARRDGDHFVVNGSKTYITNGVRADFVVVAVKTDPSAGHKGLSMLVVEKGTPGFSVGRKLDKLGWRASDTAELFFEDCRVPVENLLGVEGQGFAQIMGNFQWERLSLALGAVGAMEDMLETVLAHVKSRRAFGQSLHQFQVVRHKLADLFTARESARQLTYHALRLHVAGEWAVAQTSMAKKVATETCCHVADECLQLHGGAGYMMEYDIQRHWRDARLGPIGGGTSEVMNEIIAKQLGL, from the coding sequence ATGCTTCACGGCCACGGGCTGTACCTGGAAGAGCATGACGCGTTTCGCCGCACGGTGCGTGCGGTGGTGGAGAAGGAAATTCTCCCCCACGTGAGGGACTGGGAGGCCCAGGAGGCGTTCCCCCGGGAGCTCTTCACCCGGTTTGGTGAGCTGGGCTTCCTCGGCCTGAAGTACCCGGTGGAGTACGGGGGCTCGGCCGCGGGCGAGCTCTATGAGGCGGTGCTCCTGGAGGAGCTGGGCCGCTGCGGCTCGGGCGGTGTGTCCGCGGGACTGGGCGCGCAGTTCACCATCTCCACCGGCCCCATCCACCTGTTCGGCACGGACGCGCAGAAGCGCCGCTGGCTGGCCCCCGCGATTGCCGGCGAGAAGATTGGCGCGCTGGGCATCACCGAGCCCGACGCTGGCTCGGACGTGGCGGGTCTTCGCACCACCGCGCGGCGCGACGGGGACCACTTCGTCGTGAATGGCTCCAAGACGTACATCACCAACGGCGTGCGCGCGGACTTCGTGGTGGTGGCGGTGAAGACGGACCCGTCCGCCGGCCACAAGGGCCTGTCCATGCTGGTGGTGGAGAAGGGCACGCCGGGCTTCTCCGTGGGGCGCAAGCTGGACAAGCTGGGCTGGCGCGCGTCGGACACGGCGGAGCTGTTCTTCGAGGACTGCCGCGTGCCCGTGGAGAACCTGCTCGGCGTGGAGGGGCAGGGCTTCGCTCAAATCATGGGCAACTTCCAGTGGGAGCGCCTGTCTCTCGCCCTGGGGGCGGTGGGCGCCATGGAGGACATGCTGGAGACGGTGCTGGCGCACGTGAAGTCGCGGCGCGCGTTCGGCCAGTCGCTCCACCAGTTCCAGGTGGTGCGCCACAAGCTGGCGGACCTCTTCACCGCGCGCGAGTCCGCGCGTCAGCTCACGTACCACGCGCTGCGGCTGCACGTGGCGGGGGAGTGGGCCGTGGCCCAGACGTCCATGGCGAAGAAGGTGGCTACCGAGACGTGCTGCCACGTGGCGGACGAGTGCCTCCAGCTCCACGGCGGTGCGGGCTACATGATGGAGTACGACATCCAGCGCCACTGGCGCGACGCGCGGCTGGGGCCCATCGGCGGGGGCACCAGTGAGGTGATGAACGAAATCATCGCCAAGCAGCTCGGACTCTGA
- the fdxA gene encoding ferredoxin FdxA, which translates to MAYVVADPCIKCKYTDCVEVCPVNCFYEGANFLVIHPDECIDCGACEPVCPTKAIFPETELPAQWQEYKALNADFSTKWPNIAEKKAALPEAEDFKEKEGKRSLLDVAPGK; encoded by the coding sequence ATGGCCTACGTCGTCGCCGACCCTTGCATCAAGTGCAAGTACACCGACTGTGTCGAGGTGTGCCCGGTCAACTGCTTCTACGAAGGTGCCAACTTCCTGGTCATCCACCCGGATGAGTGCATCGACTGCGGCGCTTGCGAGCCCGTGTGTCCCACCAAGGCCATCTTCCCCGAGACGGAACTCCCGGCGCAGTGGCAGGAGTACAAGGCGCTGAACGCCGACTTCTCCACGAAGTGGCCCAACATCGCGGAGAAGAAGGCCGCGCTGCCCGAGGCCGAGGACTTCAAGGAGAAGGAGGGCAAGCGCTCCCTCCTGGATGTGGCGCCGGGCAAGTAG
- a CDS encoding rhodanese-like domain-containing protein → MEPIIVCAELYMRLGDDEVLVLDCRDAADWERYDLHIPGALRMTASEIARDHHMLPDDELIVLCGCSPDSRDTRRVCRLLRMKGREAVCLEGGLLAWVTGGFPTERHHRAPVAAMPR, encoded by the coding sequence GTGGAGCCCATCATCGTCTGTGCCGAGCTGTACATGCGTCTGGGGGACGACGAAGTGCTCGTCCTCGACTGTCGGGACGCTGCCGATTGGGAGCGTTATGACCTGCACATCCCTGGAGCCTTGCGGATGACGGCCTCGGAGATTGCCCGTGATCACCACATGCTTCCGGACGATGAACTCATCGTCCTGTGTGGCTGTTCGCCGGACAGCAGGGACACCCGCCGCGTCTGCCGGTTGCTCCGGATGAAAGGGCGCGAGGCCGTCTGCCTCGAAGGCGGACTGCTGGCGTGGGTGACGGGCGGCTTTCCCACGGAGCGCCATCACCGGGCACCCGTCGCCGCGATGCCCCGCTGA
- a CDS encoding SpoIID/LytB domain-containing protein gives MTARRCDSTVSPPVLHAVRFVIAAVLISACAAPQPATDVPRASAVGQPSVQVTEASRRAAGEGVGDTATEEDDAAERPARTGASSSTTTEGGDAAERPTRSGTSGLDSVDDAAARSRPAENTVGAVSASTGSGTSAPGRNATSSADTTPSVEDPLAQGIPTPGDLKRLDFRGGEPRVPVRLMEGRREVIFSPRGRMRLRFGGPGDKVLDAAAGTRWMVRVTQGAPAVLSARVQLAEFRIADRAGMQAALESWRAKGLAVRPQVLGTVYGIAGKVIDNRRTLLLLDEVFTPEAAGRKQTELLRSHGAQTMLFEEVRTPASAILEVRDESGGVVGMAQDRLDAETPDGAGFDVRQVEFGVGYDFHGFEDRTFRGALQLVVDRAGLLAVVNVVPLEDLLKGLVPAEIFARAHTEALKAQAVTARGEVLAKVGIKHLADPYLLCSEQHCAVYRGRTGEAASTTAAVLATRGEGLFNDEGRLVDSVYSAVCGGHTEDNDVVWGGPPDPSLRGRPDVIGPVGNPPLPANLERWLTTSNLPAACRLSSFAQPSKFRWEKRFTAEQVDARLKKLGVGRVQALALTDRGVSGRASVLSVSGDKGATQVRGELNIRRLFGMLNSSMAVVEAERDAEGRLTGWLFRGGGWGHGVGMCQTGAIGRAEAGQRYQDILRHYFNGAEVAPIY, from the coding sequence GTGACAGCTCGGAGGTGCGACAGTACGGTGTCGCCCCCCGTGCTCCACGCCGTCCGATTCGTCATCGCCGCTGTCCTGATTTCCGCCTGCGCGGCCCCGCAGCCCGCGACGGACGTCCCTCGTGCATCCGCGGTGGGACAGCCCAGCGTGCAAGTCACCGAGGCCTCGCGTCGCGCGGCCGGCGAGGGCGTAGGTGACACGGCCACGGAGGAAGATGACGCAGCGGAGCGCCCCGCCCGAACCGGCGCATCTAGCTCCACCACGACGGAGGGCGGCGACGCCGCGGAGCGCCCCACCCGATCCGGCACATCGGGTTTGGACTCGGTGGACGACGCCGCTGCCCGCTCGCGGCCAGCCGAGAACACCGTGGGAGCCGTCAGCGCCAGCACGGGTTCGGGCACGTCCGCTCCAGGGCGGAATGCCACGTCCTCCGCGGACACCACCCCTTCGGTGGAGGATCCGCTCGCGCAGGGCATCCCCACCCCGGGCGACCTCAAGCGCCTGGACTTCCGTGGCGGCGAGCCCCGCGTCCCCGTCCGGCTGATGGAAGGCCGCCGCGAAGTCATCTTCTCCCCGCGCGGTCGGATGCGGCTGCGCTTCGGCGGCCCCGGGGACAAGGTGCTCGACGCCGCGGCGGGTACGCGCTGGATGGTGCGCGTCACGCAAGGCGCCCCCGCCGTGTTGTCCGCCCGGGTGCAGCTTGCCGAGTTCCGCATCGCGGACCGCGCGGGCATGCAGGCGGCGCTGGAGTCCTGGCGCGCGAAGGGGCTCGCGGTGCGCCCCCAGGTGCTGGGCACCGTCTACGGAATCGCGGGCAAGGTCATCGACAACCGGCGCACCCTTCTGCTCCTCGACGAGGTCTTCACGCCCGAGGCGGCGGGCCGCAAGCAGACGGAGCTGCTGCGGAGCCACGGCGCCCAGACGATGCTCTTCGAGGAGGTCCGAACCCCGGCCAGCGCCATCCTGGAGGTCCGCGACGAATCAGGCGGCGTGGTGGGCATGGCCCAGGACCGGCTGGACGCGGAGACCCCCGACGGCGCGGGCTTCGACGTGCGTCAGGTGGAGTTCGGCGTCGGCTACGACTTCCATGGCTTCGAGGACCGCACCTTCCGAGGCGCACTCCAGCTCGTCGTGGACCGCGCCGGCCTGCTCGCCGTGGTCAACGTGGTGCCACTGGAAGACCTGCTGAAAGGGCTCGTGCCCGCGGAAATCTTCGCCCGCGCGCACACGGAGGCCCTCAAGGCCCAGGCCGTCACCGCGCGCGGCGAGGTGCTGGCCAAGGTGGGCATCAAGCACCTGGCGGACCCCTACCTCCTGTGCTCCGAGCAGCACTGCGCCGTCTACCGGGGCCGCACCGGCGAGGCGGCCAGCACCACGGCCGCGGTGCTGGCCACGCGCGGCGAGGGGCTCTTCAACGACGAGGGCCGCCTGGTGGACTCCGTCTACAGCGCCGTCTGCGGTGGGCACACCGAGGACAATGATGTCGTGTGGGGTGGGCCCCCGGACCCCAGCCTCCGCGGCCGGCCGGACGTCATCGGCCCCGTGGGCAACCCTCCCCTCCCCGCCAACCTGGAGCGCTGGCTGACAACGAGCAACCTGCCTGCCGCCTGCCGCCTGTCCAGCTTCGCGCAGCCCAGCAAGTTCCGCTGGGAGAAGCGCTTCACCGCCGAACAGGTGGACGCGCGACTGAAGAAGCTGGGCGTGGGGCGTGTCCAGGCGCTCGCGTTGACGGACCGGGGCGTCTCCGGCCGGGCGAGCGTTTTGTCGGTTTCTGGCGACAAAGGGGCCACCCAGGTCCGGGGCGAGCTCAACATCCGCCGCCTCTTCGGCATGCTCAACAGCAGCATGGCCGTGGTGGAGGCCGAGCGGGACGCCGAGGGGCGGCTCACCGGCTGGCTTTTCCGTGGCGGTGGGTGGGGCCACGGCGTAGGAATGTGCCAGACAGGCGCCATCGGCCGGGCGGAGGCCGGGCAGCGCTACCAGGACATCCTCCGTCACTACTTCAACGGTGCAGAGGTCGCCCCCATCTACTGA
- a CDS encoding right-handed parallel beta-helix repeat-containing protein, translating into MKIRPGNCLKLSYLAACLLLLGGTACSGSDSGGATVPPSSQSPAPRPAAPGSAESPTPVRALSTRPPVGVQAVAGTPVAALPDHSDHANIEDPSPQPAVTATAMSVPEAPPIYTREWVVSTAGNDDGDGSAAQPLRTINKAVGLASPGELIRVLAGTYAERIIIGDAAKPGTADAKITLQGEGSPRIVLGPGEHGLVQVRQPHWIIDGFEIDMEGQTPFAVTFEGDVTGSMLVNSDLHGGTGGGAVTTFNNATGPTIENNHIHDFVKTTGNEDSHGVVVQPTSRNVTVRNNDIHDVSGDSVQCLGPEGFSGLPPAEDLLIENNHFYANRENAVDIKTCYGVTLRNNRMHQFLPSSTARGDVVVIHYSASNILVEDNEIYDGAKGIAVGGNHDGAMPNGVVIRRNRVHDITEAGGGEGTAIRLENSKGTTVVNNTVSRAATALIIGHGTGGPTESPVVKNNIFAEAPVAVNMGPMAPGMNMGNNLFPAGAQFKQAGVAMDLAAYQAATGDTTSRTGPADLGAAFSPGPMAQGAGVDIGMPFCGAAPDIGAVQLGC; encoded by the coding sequence ATGAAAATTCGACCTGGCAACTGCCTGAAGCTGTCGTACCTGGCCGCGTGTCTGCTCCTTCTGGGCGGGACGGCCTGCTCTGGCTCCGACAGTGGCGGAGCGACCGTGCCCCCGTCCAGCCAGTCCCCGGCACCTCGGCCCGCGGCGCCTGGCTCCGCGGAATCTCCCACGCCCGTGCGTGCCCTCTCCACGCGCCCCCCCGTGGGCGTGCAGGCGGTGGCGGGCACGCCCGTGGCCGCGCTGCCGGACCATTCGGACCACGCGAACATCGAGGACCCGTCTCCGCAGCCGGCCGTCACCGCCACGGCGATGTCCGTGCCCGAGGCGCCGCCCATCTATACGCGCGAGTGGGTCGTGAGCACGGCTGGCAATGACGACGGCGACGGCAGCGCCGCGCAGCCGCTGCGCACCATCAACAAGGCCGTCGGCCTGGCCAGCCCTGGGGAGCTCATCCGGGTGCTCGCCGGCACGTATGCGGAGCGCATCATCATCGGTGACGCCGCGAAGCCCGGCACCGCCGACGCGAAGATCACGCTCCAGGGAGAAGGCAGCCCGCGCATCGTCCTGGGCCCGGGCGAGCACGGCCTGGTGCAGGTGCGCCAGCCTCATTGGATCATCGACGGCTTCGAAATCGACATGGAGGGCCAGACGCCCTTCGCCGTCACGTTCGAGGGCGACGTCACGGGCTCGATGCTCGTCAACTCGGACCTGCACGGCGGCACGGGCGGCGGCGCGGTGACGACGTTCAACAACGCCACCGGTCCCACCATCGAGAACAACCACATCCACGACTTCGTGAAGACGACGGGCAACGAGGACTCCCACGGCGTCGTCGTGCAGCCCACGTCGCGGAACGTCACCGTGCGCAACAACGACATCCACGACGTCTCGGGGGACTCCGTGCAGTGCCTCGGTCCCGAGGGCTTCAGCGGCCTGCCTCCCGCCGAGGACCTGCTCATCGAGAACAACCACTTCTACGCCAACCGTGAGAACGCCGTGGACATCAAGACGTGCTACGGGGTGACCCTCCGCAACAACCGGATGCACCAGTTCCTCCCGAGCTCCACGGCCCGGGGCGACGTCGTCGTCATCCACTACTCGGCGAGCAACATCCTGGTGGAGGACAACGAAATCTACGACGGTGCCAAGGGCATCGCGGTGGGTGGCAACCACGACGGTGCCATGCCCAACGGCGTCGTCATCCGCCGCAACCGCGTGCACGACATCACCGAGGCGGGCGGGGGAGAGGGCACGGCCATCCGCCTGGAGAATTCGAAGGGCACCACGGTGGTCAACAACACGGTGTCACGCGCGGCCACGGCGCTCATCATCGGCCACGGCACCGGCGGGCCCACCGAGTCCCCGGTGGTGAAGAACAACATCTTCGCGGAGGCGCCCGTCGCGGTGAACATGGGCCCCATGGCCCCGGGCATGAACATGGGCAACAACCTCTTCCCGGCCGGTGCCCAGTTCAAGCAGGCCGGCGTCGCCATGGACCTGGCGGCGTACCAGGCCGCCACGGGGGACACCACCTCCCGCACCGGCCCCGCGGACCTGGGCGCGGCCTTCTCGCCGGGGCCCATGGCGCAGGGGGCGGGCGTGGACATCGGCATGCCCTTCTGCGGCGCCGCGCCCGACATCGGCGCGGTGCAACTGGGCTGCTGA
- the asd gene encoding aspartate-semialdehyde dehydrogenase: MARLRAALIGATGLAGQQFIAALKDHPFIELTGLAASPRSAGKTYAEALKTASGMTAWFVPEPLPAGIAGMKVVAGDALEAKDYDLVFSAVEADVARELEPKLAKDIPVFSAASAFRYEDDVPLLIPPVNAAHAPLIREQQRRRGWKGYVVPIPNCTTTGLAVTLAPLVERFGVKAVLMTSLQAMSGAGRSPGVIGMDILDNVIPYIPKEEHKVEVETKKILGALRPGGEGLTPHDIRVSCTCTRVAVMEGHTESVFVSLEKKATVAEVTQALREWQGAELARKLPSAAPRWIEVLDDPFRPQPRLDRDTHGGMATTVGRIREDGVLENGFKYVLVSHNTKMGAARGAILVAELLRAQGLLG, from the coding sequence ATGGCCAGGCTTCGCGCGGCACTCATCGGTGCCACTGGACTCGCCGGACAGCAATTCATCGCGGCCCTCAAGGACCATCCCTTCATCGAGCTGACGGGCCTCGCGGCCTCGCCTCGCTCGGCGGGCAAGACGTACGCGGAGGCCTTGAAAACGGCGAGTGGCATGACGGCGTGGTTCGTTCCGGAGCCGCTGCCCGCTGGAATCGCCGGCATGAAGGTGGTGGCCGGGGACGCGCTCGAGGCCAAGGACTACGACCTGGTGTTCTCCGCCGTGGAGGCGGACGTGGCGCGGGAGCTGGAGCCGAAGCTGGCCAAGGACATCCCCGTCTTCTCCGCCGCCAGCGCGTTCCGCTACGAGGACGACGTTCCGCTGCTGATTCCCCCCGTCAACGCCGCGCACGCCCCGCTCATCCGGGAGCAGCAGCGCCGCCGCGGGTGGAAGGGCTACGTCGTGCCCATCCCCAACTGCACCACCACGGGCCTGGCGGTGACCCTGGCGCCGCTGGTGGAGCGCTTCGGCGTCAAGGCGGTGCTGATGACCAGCCTGCAGGCCATGTCCGGCGCGGGGCGCTCGCCGGGCGTCATCGGCATGGACATCCTCGACAACGTCATCCCCTACATTCCCAAGGAGGAGCACAAGGTCGAGGTGGAGACGAAGAAGATTCTGGGTGCGCTCCGCCCGGGTGGAGAAGGTCTCACGCCGCACGATATCCGGGTGTCCTGCACCTGCACCCGCGTGGCGGTGATGGAGGGCCACACCGAGTCCGTCTTCGTCTCGCTGGAGAAGAAGGCCACCGTGGCCGAGGTGACCCAGGCCCTGCGTGAGTGGCAGGGCGCCGAGCTGGCCCGGAAGCTGCCATCCGCCGCACCGCGGTGGATTGAGGTGCTGGACGATCCCTTCCGACCCCAGCCCCGTTTGGACCGGGACACGCATGGCGGTATGGCCACCACCGTGGGCCGCATCCGCGAGGACGGCGTCCTGGAGAACGGCTTCAAGTACGTCCTGGTGTCCCACAACACCAAGATGGGGGCCGCGCGAGGCGCCATCCTCGTGGCCGAGTTGCTGCGGGCCCAGGGCTTGTTGGGCTGA
- a CDS encoding GNAT family N-acetyltransferase has protein sequence MASPTDTSAPVSITPIQNEAELMQALAIREVVFIEEQAVPEGIERDAEDAHAYHVIANQGGHAIGTGRLVMLPQAPANQEGTWGQIGRMAVLQSHRKARVGSMLLTTLEEEAKRRGVNGIMLHAQLYALEFYKKHGYQAVGGVFEEAGMEHLEMHKRF, from the coding sequence ATGGCTTCTCCCACGGACACATCCGCGCCCGTCTCCATCACTCCGATCCAGAACGAGGCGGAGCTCATGCAGGCGCTCGCCATCCGCGAGGTGGTGTTCATCGAGGAACAGGCGGTTCCCGAGGGCATCGAGCGCGACGCCGAGGACGCGCACGCCTACCACGTCATCGCCAACCAGGGCGGTCACGCCATTGGCACCGGGCGGCTGGTGATGCTGCCGCAGGCTCCGGCGAATCAGGAAGGCACGTGGGGCCAGATTGGTCGCATGGCGGTGCTCCAGTCACACCGCAAGGCGCGCGTGGGCTCCATGCTGCTGACGACGCTGGAGGAAGAGGCGAAGCGGCGCGGTGTCAACGGCATCATGCTGCACGCGCAGCTCTACGCGCTCGAGTTCTACAAGAAGCACGGCTACCAGGCGGTCGGCGGCGTCTTCGAGGAAGCCGGCATGGAGCACCTGGAGATGCACAAGCGCTTCTGA